In Streptomyces sp. NBC_00448, the following are encoded in one genomic region:
- a CDS encoding helix-turn-helix transcriptional regulator, whose product MKSSRLLSILLLLQNRGRLTAAQIAAELEVSVRTVYRDVEALHAAGVPLYGDAGHAGGYQLLDGYRTRLTGLTSTEADALFLSGAPGPAADLGLGPSLAAAQLKLQAALPAELRAQATRIAARFHLDAPGWYTEDADLRFLRQVADAVWHSRAIEVRYRRWKEPTDVDRRLEPYGLVLKAGRWYAVAGPGPRTYRVDQILALTPTAEGFQPPPDFDLADYWQRHQADFHARLHQEEAAVRLSPAAAARLTGAAARALAATGSAEPDGWTRAVLPVESADQAHAFFLSLGAEAEVLSPAALRARLAATAAALAVRYAGPAPEAEPPEAAAP is encoded by the coding sequence GTGAAGTCCAGCCGGCTGCTGTCGATCCTGCTGCTGCTCCAGAACAGGGGCCGGCTGACCGCCGCCCAGATCGCCGCGGAGCTGGAGGTCTCGGTCCGCACCGTCTACCGCGACGTGGAGGCCCTGCACGCCGCCGGTGTCCCGCTCTACGGCGACGCCGGCCACGCCGGCGGCTACCAGCTGCTCGACGGCTACCGGACCCGGCTGACGGGGCTCACCTCCACCGAGGCCGACGCGCTGTTCCTGTCCGGCGCGCCGGGCCCGGCCGCGGACCTGGGGCTCGGCCCCTCCCTGGCGGCGGCCCAGCTGAAACTGCAGGCGGCCCTTCCCGCGGAGCTGCGCGCCCAGGCGACCAGGATCGCCGCCCGATTCCACCTCGACGCGCCGGGCTGGTACACCGAGGACGCCGATCTGCGGTTCCTGCGGCAGGTCGCGGACGCGGTCTGGCACAGCAGGGCGATCGAGGTCCGGTACCGCCGCTGGAAGGAGCCCACCGACGTCGACCGCCGGCTCGAACCGTACGGCCTGGTGCTCAAGGCCGGCCGCTGGTACGCGGTGGCGGGCCCGGGGCCGCGTACGTACCGCGTGGACCAGATCCTCGCGCTGACGCCCACGGCGGAGGGCTTCCAGCCGCCGCCGGACTTCGACCTGGCGGACTACTGGCAGCGCCACCAGGCGGACTTCCACGCCCGCCTGCACCAGGAGGAGGCCGCGGTACGGCTCTCCCCCGCGGCGGCGGCGCGGCTGACCGGGGCGGCGGCCCGGGCGCTCGCGGCCACCGGCAGCGCGGAACCGGACGGCTGGACCCGCGCGGTGCTGCCCGTGGAGTCCGCGGACCAGGCGCACGCCTTCTTCCTGTCGCTGGGCGCCGAGGCCGAGGTGCTGAGCCCGGCCGCGCTGCGCGCGCGGCTGGCCGCGACCGCGGCCGCGCTGGCGGTCCGCTACGCCGGGCCCGCGCCGGAGGCGGAACCGCCCGAGGCCGCCGCGCCCTGA
- the uvrC gene encoding excinuclease ABC subunit UvrC, whose protein sequence is MADPSSYRPKPGQIPDSPGVYKFRDEHRRVIYVGKAKSLRQRLSSYFQDITNLHQRTATMVTTAASVEWTVVSTEVEALQLEYSWIKEFDPRFNVKYRDDKSYPSLAVTMNEEFPRVQVMRGPKRKGVRYFGPYAHAWAIRETVDLLLRVFPVRTCSAGVFKRSAQIGRPCLLGYIGKCSAPCVGRISPEDHRELAEEFSDFMAGHTGTYLRRLEQRMKDAAAAMEYEQAARLRDDIEALRRAMEKNAVVLADATDADLIAVAEDELEAAVQIFHVRGGRVRGQRGWVTDKVEAVDTAGLVEHALQQLYGDERGDAEQSGGSGGVPKEVLVPALPEPEEPVAQWLAERRGSHVSLRVPQRGDKKDLMATVQRNAQQALALHKTKRASDLTTRSRALEEIATALDLDTAPLRIECYDISHLQGDDVVASMVVFEDGLARKSEYRRFQIKSFAGQDDVRSMHEVITRRFRRYLQEKQRTSEWEEQEQNPQDQQGSPDGGRQQPDDHDHDLADHLAGHGHDLAGHDLAGQDDAAGHDDAAEQDEAVGGPIDPDTGRPRKFAYPPQLVVVDGGQPQVAAASRALAELGIDDVAVCGLAKRLEEVWLPGDDDPVILPRTSEGLYLLQRVRDEAHRFAIAYQRSKRSKSMKAGALDAVPGLGATRKQALLKHFGSLKRLRSATIAEICEVPGIGLRTAETVAATLAAAAPAGPAVNTATGEIIEDRDGQPAGPAADPSDHRGKSR, encoded by the coding sequence ATGGCAGACCCCAGCAGCTATCGACCGAAGCCGGGCCAGATCCCCGACTCCCCAGGGGTCTACAAGTTCCGGGACGAGCACCGCCGGGTGATCTACGTCGGCAAGGCGAAAAGCCTGCGGCAGCGCCTGTCGTCGTACTTCCAGGACATCACCAACCTGCACCAGCGCACCGCCACGATGGTCACCACCGCCGCGTCCGTGGAGTGGACGGTGGTCTCCACCGAGGTCGAGGCGCTGCAGCTGGAGTACTCCTGGATCAAGGAGTTCGACCCACGGTTCAACGTCAAGTACCGCGACGACAAGAGCTATCCGTCGCTCGCCGTGACGATGAACGAGGAGTTCCCGCGGGTTCAGGTGATGCGCGGGCCCAAGCGCAAGGGCGTGCGCTACTTCGGGCCGTACGCCCACGCGTGGGCGATCCGCGAGACCGTCGACCTGCTGCTGCGGGTCTTCCCGGTCCGCACCTGCTCGGCCGGGGTGTTCAAGCGTTCCGCGCAGATCGGCCGGCCCTGCCTGCTCGGCTACATCGGCAAGTGCTCCGCGCCGTGCGTCGGCCGGATCAGCCCGGAGGACCACCGTGAACTCGCCGAGGAGTTCAGCGACTTCATGGCCGGCCACACCGGCACCTACCTGCGCCGGCTGGAACAGCGGATGAAGGACGCGGCCGCCGCCATGGAGTACGAACAGGCGGCCCGGCTGCGCGACGACATCGAGGCGCTGCGCCGCGCCATGGAGAAGAACGCGGTGGTGCTCGCCGACGCCACCGACGCCGACCTGATCGCGGTCGCCGAGGACGAACTCGAAGCGGCCGTGCAGATCTTCCACGTCCGCGGCGGCCGGGTGCGCGGGCAGCGCGGCTGGGTCACCGACAAGGTGGAGGCGGTCGACACCGCGGGCCTGGTCGAGCACGCCCTCCAGCAGCTGTACGGCGACGAGCGCGGTGACGCGGAGCAGTCCGGCGGCAGCGGCGGCGTGCCCAAGGAAGTGCTGGTCCCGGCGCTGCCCGAGCCGGAGGAGCCGGTGGCGCAGTGGCTGGCCGAGCGGCGCGGTTCGCACGTCAGCCTGCGGGTGCCGCAGCGCGGCGACAAGAAGGACCTGATGGCCACCGTGCAGCGCAACGCGCAGCAGGCGCTGGCCCTGCACAAGACCAAGCGCGCCTCGGACCTGACCACCCGCTCCCGCGCGCTGGAGGAGATCGCCACCGCCCTCGACCTCGACACGGCGCCGCTGCGTATCGAGTGCTACGACATCAGCCACCTCCAGGGCGACGACGTGGTGGCGTCCATGGTGGTCTTCGAGGACGGCCTGGCCCGTAAGAGCGAGTACCGCCGCTTCCAGATCAAGTCGTTCGCCGGGCAGGACGACGTCCGGTCCATGCACGAGGTGATCACCCGCCGGTTCCGCCGCTATCTCCAGGAGAAGCAGCGCACCAGCGAGTGGGAGGAGCAGGAGCAGAACCCGCAGGACCAGCAGGGCTCGCCCGACGGCGGCCGGCAGCAGCCCGACGACCACGACCACGACCTGGCCGATCACCTGGCCGGACACGGGCACGACCTGGCCGGGCACGACCTGGCCGGGCAGGACGACGCGGCCGGGCACGACGACGCGGCGGAGCAGGACGAGGCGGTCGGCGGTCCGATCGACCCCGACACCGGCCGCCCCCGCAAGTTCGCCTACCCGCCGCAGCTCGTCGTGGTCGACGGCGGCCAGCCCCAGGTCGCCGCCGCGAGCCGGGCCCTGGCCGAGCTCGGCATAGACGACGTCGCGGTGTGCGGGCTGGCCAAGCGGCTGGAGGAGGTCTGGCTGCCGGGCGACGACGACCCGGTGATCCTGCCGCGCACCAGCGAGGGCCTGTACCTGCTCCAGCGGGTCCGCGACGAGGCACACCGCTTCGCCATCGCCTACCAGCGCAGCAAGCGCTCCAAGTCGATGAAGGCCGGCGCCCTGGACGCGGTGCCCGGGCTCGGCGCCACCCGCAAGCAGGCCCTGCTCAAGCACTTCGGCTCGCTGAAGCGGCTGCGCTCGGCGACCATCGCGGAGATCTGCGAGGTACCGGGGATCGGCCTTCGCACCGCGGAGACGGTCGCCGCCACCCTGGCGGCCGCGGCACCGGCCGGGCCGGCCGTGAACACCGCGACCGGAGAGATCATCGAGGACCGCGACGGGCAGCCCGCCGGGCCCGCGGCAGACCCGTCAGACCATCGGGGGAAGAGCAGATGA
- a CDS encoding TerC family protein translates to MDVSLTLWALTIAGLFALIGADFLIGRNPHDVSVREAGIWTAVWVVLAGLFGVGLLVFAGGRPAGEFFAGYITEKSLSVDNLFVFVLIMAKFAVPTRYQQRVLLIGVLIALLLRAVFIAAGATIVASFSWVFFIFGAFLIWTAWKLVKEAMAGPQQDEEFEENRVLKAVRKRVPSTRSYHGTLLFVTENGKRLMTPMLVVMLAIGTTDVLFALDSIPAIFGLTQDPYIVFTANAFALMGLRQLYFLIGGLLKRLVHLSYGLSVILGFIGVKLVLHALHEAGAHVPEISIPVSLGVIVAVLAVTTATSLAVSRGGAAADGTTPAPAGEHPAEDTAGNTAEDASDQGEPAPGSGSHRLDRQPAQRRQRF, encoded by the coding sequence GTGGATGTCTCGCTCACCCTCTGGGCGCTCACCATCGCAGGACTGTTCGCCCTCATCGGCGCCGACTTTCTGATCGGCCGCAACCCCCACGACGTGTCCGTCCGCGAGGCCGGGATCTGGACCGCGGTCTGGGTCGTCCTCGCCGGACTGTTCGGCGTCGGCCTGCTGGTCTTCGCCGGCGGCCGCCCCGCCGGCGAGTTCTTCGCCGGATACATCACCGAGAAGTCGCTCAGCGTCGACAACCTCTTCGTCTTCGTGCTGATCATGGCGAAGTTCGCGGTGCCCACGCGGTACCAGCAGCGCGTCCTGCTGATCGGCGTGCTCATCGCGCTCCTGCTGCGCGCGGTGTTCATCGCGGCCGGCGCCACCATCGTGGCGAGCTTCTCCTGGGTCTTCTTCATCTTCGGCGCGTTCCTGATCTGGACCGCGTGGAAGCTGGTCAAGGAGGCGATGGCCGGACCCCAGCAGGACGAGGAGTTCGAGGAGAACCGGGTGCTCAAGGCGGTGCGCAAGCGCGTCCCGTCCACCCGGAGCTACCACGGCACGCTGCTGTTCGTCACCGAGAACGGCAAGCGGCTGATGACCCCGATGCTCGTGGTGATGCTCGCCATCGGTACCACCGACGTGCTCTTCGCGCTCGACTCGATCCCGGCGATCTTCGGCCTCACCCAGGACCCGTACATCGTCTTCACCGCCAACGCGTTCGCGCTGATGGGCCTGCGCCAGCTCTACTTCCTGATCGGCGGCCTGCTGAAGAGGCTGGTGCACCTGTCGTACGGGCTCTCGGTGATCCTCGGGTTCATCGGCGTCAAGCTGGTGCTGCACGCCCTGCACGAGGCCGGGGCGCACGTCCCCGAGATCTCCATCCCCGTCTCCCTGGGGGTGATCGTGGCCGTGCTCGCGGTGACGACCGCGACGAGCCTGGCCGTCAGCCGCGGGGGCGCCGCGGCCGACGGCACCACGCCCGCGCCCGCCGGGGAACACCCCGCCGAGGACACCGCGGGGAACACCGCCGAGGACGCCTCCGACCAGGGCGAACCCGCCCCGGGGTCCGGCTCCCACCGGCTCGACCGGCAGCCGGCCCAGCGCCGCCAGAGGTTCTGA
- a CDS encoding MBL fold metallo-hydrolase has protein sequence MAYTGEVTVGGTPDVHELEDLIITKVAVGPMNNNAYLLRCRATGEQLLIDAANDAGTLLEVVGTDGLTSVVTTHQHGDHWQALQDVVTATGAATYAGREDAPGIPVPTGTLLDDGDTVPLGPLRLTVRHLVGHTPGSVAVIYDDPHGHPHVFTGDCLFPGGVGNTHDDPAAFTSLIDGVSAKLFDVLPDETWVYPGHGDDTTIGAERPHLAEWRARGW, from the coding sequence ATGGCGTATACGGGAGAGGTCACGGTCGGCGGCACGCCCGACGTGCACGAGCTGGAAGACCTGATCATCACGAAGGTCGCGGTCGGCCCCATGAACAACAACGCGTACCTGCTGCGCTGCCGGGCCACCGGCGAGCAGCTGCTGATCGACGCGGCCAACGACGCGGGGACCCTGCTGGAGGTCGTCGGTACCGATGGTCTCACCTCCGTGGTCACCACCCATCAGCATGGCGACCACTGGCAGGCGCTCCAGGACGTGGTGACGGCCACCGGGGCCGCCACCTACGCCGGGCGCGAGGACGCCCCGGGCATCCCCGTGCCCACCGGCACCCTGCTCGACGACGGCGACACCGTCCCGCTCGGCCCGCTGCGCCTCACCGTCCGCCACCTCGTGGGCCACACCCCCGGCAGCGTCGCCGTCATCTACGACGACCCGCACGGTCACCCGCACGTGTTCACCGGCGACTGCCTGTTCCCCGGCGGCGTGGGCAACACGCACGACGACCCCGCCGCGTTCACCAGCCTCATCGACGGCGTGTCGGCCAAGCTCTTCGACGTCCTCCCCGACGAGACCTGGGTCTACCCGGGCCACGGCGACGACACGACCATCGGCGCCGAGCGCCCCCACCTCGCGGAGTGGCGCGCACGCGGCTGGTGA
- a CDS encoding cytochrome c oxidase assembly protein, producing the protein MATTAAAPGFQALPELTGSRFLGTWQLDGVALAAVLLLGAVYGYGVRRRLASGGRWPLWRVAVFYVFGLGTLVFATMSALAVYNRVLFWPAAVQNILLDLFAPLGLALGDPIGLAAPGSRLRRAFSSRPVRVLTYPLISSVLVLVSELTIYFTPYFPHALAHDSVRQLMHLQLLLTGCLFVLPMLSRQELLPRWCNHPVRAVLVFLDGLFDSVPGIVVMTSGTLVAGHWYHTHTRDWGPSVKRDQMLGGGLMLALAELVGLPFLLLVFMEWWRADRDKTAALDAALDREAVLSARAGQQVPSGASVAAGSPAGASGGASGGASGGDAPSAAVPAPSAPAAPAQAEVPVSTRPWWETDEGEVGERMRRRR; encoded by the coding sequence GTGGCGACCACGGCAGCCGCGCCCGGCTTCCAGGCACTGCCCGAGCTGACCGGGAGCCGCTTCCTCGGCACCTGGCAACTCGACGGCGTCGCCCTGGCCGCCGTGCTCCTGCTCGGCGCGGTGTACGGATACGGCGTACGGCGCAGGCTCGCCTCCGGTGGCCGCTGGCCGCTCTGGCGGGTCGCCGTCTTCTACGTCTTCGGCCTCGGCACCCTGGTGTTCGCGACCATGTCGGCGCTCGCCGTCTACAACCGGGTGCTGTTCTGGCCCGCGGCCGTGCAGAACATCCTGCTCGACCTGTTCGCCCCGCTCGGCCTCGCGCTCGGCGACCCGATCGGCCTCGCCGCCCCCGGCAGCCGGCTGCGCCGCGCGTTCTCCTCCCGCCCGGTGCGCGTGCTCACCTACCCGCTGATCAGCTCGGTCCTGGTGCTCGTCTCCGAACTGACCATCTACTTCACGCCGTACTTCCCGCACGCGCTCGCCCACGACTCCGTACGGCAGCTGATGCACCTGCAACTGCTGCTCACCGGATGCCTGTTCGTGCTGCCCATGCTCAGCCGCCAGGAGCTGCTGCCGCGCTGGTGCAACCACCCGGTGCGCGCGGTCCTGGTCTTCCTCGACGGGCTCTTCGACTCCGTGCCCGGCATCGTCGTGATGACCAGCGGCACCCTGGTCGCCGGCCACTGGTACCACACGCACACCCGCGACTGGGGTCCCTCCGTCAAGCGCGACCAGATGCTCGGCGGCGGCCTCATGCTCGCCCTCGCCGAACTCGTCGGGCTGCCCTTCCTCCTGCTGGTCTTCATGGAGTGGTGGCGCGCCGACCGCGACAAGACCGCCGCTCTCGATGCCGCCCTCGACCGCGAGGCCGTGCTGTCGGCCCGGGCCGGGCAGCAGGTGCCTTCCGGGGCTTCGGTGGCCGCCGGCTCTCCCGCGGGCGCTTCGGGCGGGGCTTCCGGTGGCGCTTCGGGCGGCGACGCGCCCTCCGCCGCGGTGCCCGCCCCCTCGGCCCCCGCCGCGCCCGCTCAGGCCGAGGTGCCCGTGTCCACCCGCCCCTGGTGGGAGACGGACGAGGGCGAGGTCGGCGAGCGGATGCGCCGCCGCCGCTGA
- a CDS encoding Rieske (2Fe-2S) protein — translation MSTELPATRRTVLRGAALAGAVGAAGVGLSACGGKKNGSADGPTKPVDLGASSAVPVGGAKLFRDDKVLVSQPTQGTFKAFSAVCTHEGCVLDTVDGTTASCPCHGSEFNAETGAVVRGPAPKALPAVDIKAVGGKLTAGPAS, via the coding sequence ATGTCCACCGAACTGCCCGCCACCCGTCGGACCGTCCTTCGCGGCGCGGCCCTGGCCGGCGCCGTCGGAGCCGCCGGAGTCGGCCTCAGCGCGTGCGGCGGCAAGAAGAACGGCTCCGCGGACGGCCCGACCAAGCCGGTGGACCTCGGCGCGTCCTCCGCGGTGCCGGTCGGCGGCGCCAAGCTCTTCCGCGACGACAAGGTGCTGGTGTCGCAGCCGACCCAGGGCACCTTCAAGGCGTTCAGCGCGGTCTGCACCCATGAGGGCTGCGTGCTCGACACAGTGGACGGCACCACCGCGTCCTGCCCGTGCCACGGCAGCGAGTTCAACGCCGAGACCGGCGCCGTCGTGCGCGGCCCGGCCCCGAAGGCACTGCCGGCGGTGGACATCAAGGCGGTCGGCGGCAAGCTGACGGCGGGCCCCGCGAGCTGA
- the uvrA gene encoding excinuclease ABC subunit UvrA has translation MADRLTVRGAREHNLRNVSLDLPRDSLIVFTGLSGSGKSSLAFDTIFAEGQRRYVESLSSYARQFLGQMDKPDVDFIEGLSPAVSIDQKSTSRNPRSTVGTITEVYDYLRLLFARIGKPHCPECGRPIARQSPQAIVDRVLELEEGVRFQVLSPLVRERKGEFVDLFSDLQTKGYSRARVDGATVQLTDPPKLKKQEKHTIEVVVDRLTVKDSAKRRLTDSVETALGLSGGMVILDFVDLPEDDPQRERMFSEHLYCPYDDLSFEELEPRSFSFNSPFGACPDCTGIGSRMEIDPELIVPDEQKSLDEGALSPWSSGMSKGYFDKLVQSVAKEVGFRTDIPYAGLPARAKKALLYGHKSEVRVAYKTRFGRERSYTTHFEGVIPYVRRRHNESESDSSRERFEGYMRAVPCPTCEGRRLKPIVLAVTVQDRSIADVAAMSISDCAEFLAGMKLAARDKKIAERVLKEVNERLRFLVDVGLDYLSLNRAAGTLSGGEAQRIRLATQIGSGLVGVLYVLDEPSIGLHQRDNHRLIETLVRLRDLGNTLIVVEHDEDTIKTADWVVDIGPGAGEHGGKVVHSGSLKELLVNEESLTGQYLSGKRSIPTPADRRPIDRARRLTVHGAREHNLQDIDVSFPLGVLTAVTGVSGSGKSTLVNDILYTHLARELNGARSVPGRHTRVDGDDLVDKVVHVDQSPIGRTPRSNPATYTGVFDNVRKLFAETMEAKVRGYLPGRFSFNVKGGRCENCSGDGTIKIEMNFLPDVYVPCEVCHGARYNRETLEVHYKGKSIAEVLDMPIEEALDFFEAVPAIARHLRTLNEVGLGYVRLGQPAPTLSGGEAQRVKLASELQRRATGSTVYVLDEPTTGLHFEDISKLIKVLSGLVDKGNTVIVIEHNLDVIKTADWVVDMGPEGGNGGGLVVAEGTPEQIAGVPASHTGKFLRDILSPDAVSDAAVPAPRKRAPAKKATAAAKTAKTAKKAVAPRKRAAKA, from the coding sequence GTGGCCGACCGACTCACCGTCCGCGGCGCTCGCGAGCACAATCTCCGGAACGTCTCGCTGGACCTGCCCCGGGACTCGCTCATCGTGTTCACCGGGCTGTCCGGTTCCGGGAAGTCCTCGCTCGCTTTCGACACGATCTTCGCGGAGGGCCAGCGCCGGTACGTCGAGTCGCTCTCGTCCTACGCCAGGCAGTTCCTCGGGCAGATGGACAAGCCCGACGTGGACTTCATCGAGGGCCTGTCACCGGCCGTCTCCATCGACCAGAAGTCCACCTCCCGCAACCCGCGCTCGACCGTCGGCACCATCACCGAGGTCTACGACTACCTGCGGCTGCTCTTCGCCCGGATCGGCAAGCCGCACTGCCCCGAGTGCGGCCGTCCGATCGCCCGGCAGTCCCCGCAGGCGATCGTGGACCGGGTGCTGGAGCTGGAGGAGGGCGTCCGTTTCCAGGTGCTCTCCCCGCTGGTGCGCGAGCGCAAGGGCGAGTTCGTCGACCTCTTCTCCGACCTCCAGACCAAGGGGTACAGCCGGGCCCGGGTCGACGGCGCCACCGTCCAGCTCACCGACCCGCCCAAGCTGAAGAAGCAGGAGAAGCACACCATCGAGGTGGTCGTCGACCGCCTCACCGTCAAGGACAGCGCCAAGCGCCGCCTCACCGACTCGGTGGAGACCGCGCTCGGCCTCTCCGGCGGCATGGTCATCCTCGACTTCGTCGACCTGCCCGAGGACGACCCGCAGCGCGAGCGGATGTTCTCCGAGCACCTCTACTGCCCTTACGACGACCTGTCGTTCGAGGAACTGGAGCCGCGCTCCTTCTCCTTCAACTCGCCCTTCGGCGCCTGCCCGGACTGCACCGGCATCGGCTCCCGGATGGAGATCGACCCCGAGCTGATCGTGCCCGACGAGCAGAAGTCGCTCGACGAGGGCGCCCTGTCGCCGTGGTCCAGCGGCATGTCCAAGGGGTACTTCGACAAGCTGGTGCAGAGCGTCGCCAAGGAGGTCGGCTTCCGCACCGACATCCCGTACGCGGGCCTGCCCGCGCGCGCCAAGAAGGCGCTGCTCTACGGGCACAAGTCCGAGGTCCGGGTGGCGTACAAGACCCGGTTCGGCCGCGAGCGCTCGTACACCACGCACTTCGAGGGCGTGATCCCCTACGTCCGCCGCCGGCACAACGAGTCGGAGAGCGACTCCAGCCGCGAGCGCTTCGAGGGGTACATGCGGGCGGTGCCCTGCCCCACCTGTGAGGGCAGGCGGCTGAAGCCGATCGTGCTGGCGGTCACCGTGCAGGACAGGTCGATCGCCGACGTCGCCGCGATGTCGATCAGCGACTGCGCCGAGTTCCTGGCCGGGATGAAGCTCGCGGCCCGCGACAAGAAGATCGCCGAGCGCGTCCTCAAGGAGGTCAACGAGCGACTGCGGTTCCTGGTCGACGTCGGCCTGGACTACCTCTCGCTCAACCGCGCCGCGGGCACCCTGTCCGGCGGCGAGGCGCAGCGGATCAGGCTGGCCACCCAGATCGGCTCCGGTCTGGTCGGCGTGCTCTACGTCCTGGACGAACCCTCCATCGGCCTGCACCAGCGCGACAACCACCGGCTGATCGAGACCCTGGTCCGGCTGCGTGACCTGGGCAACACCCTGATCGTCGTCGAGCACGACGAGGACACCATCAAGACCGCCGACTGGGTGGTGGACATCGGCCCCGGCGCCGGCGAGCACGGCGGCAAGGTCGTCCACTCCGGCTCCCTGAAGGAGCTGCTGGTCAACGAGGAGTCGCTGACCGGGCAGTACCTCTCCGGCAAGCGCTCCATCCCGACCCCGGCCGACCGCCGCCCGATCGACCGTGCGCGCCGGCTGACGGTGCACGGCGCCCGCGAGCACAACCTCCAGGACATCGACGTGTCCTTCCCGCTGGGCGTGCTCACCGCGGTCACCGGTGTCTCCGGCTCCGGCAAGTCCACCCTGGTCAACGACATCCTGTACACCCACCTCGCCCGCGAGCTGAACGGCGCCCGCAGCGTCCCCGGCCGCCACACCCGGGTGGACGGCGACGACCTGGTGGACAAGGTGGTGCACGTCGACCAGTCGCCGATCGGCCGTACCCCGCGGTCCAACCCGGCCACGTACACCGGCGTCTTCGACAACGTCCGCAAGCTGTTCGCCGAGACGATGGAGGCGAAGGTCCGCGGTTATCTGCCCGGCCGCTTCTCCTTCAACGTCAAGGGCGGCCGCTGCGAGAACTGCTCGGGCGACGGCACCATCAAGATCGAGATGAACTTCCTCCCGGATGTCTACGTCCCCTGCGAGGTCTGCCACGGCGCGCGGTACAACCGGGAGACCCTTGAGGTGCACTACAAGGGCAAGTCCATCGCCGAGGTGCTGGACATGCCGATCGAGGAGGCGCTGGACTTCTTCGAGGCGGTGCCCGCCATCGCCCGCCACCTGCGCACCCTCAACGAAGTCGGTCTGGGGTACGTCCGGCTCGGCCAGCCCGCGCCGACCCTCTCCGGCGGCGAGGCGCAGCGGGTGAAGCTCGCTTCCGAGCTGCAGCGGCGCGCCACCGGCAGCACCGTCTACGTGCTGGACGAGCCCACCACCGGTCTGCACTTCGAGGACATCAGCAAGCTGATCAAGGTGCTCTCCGGGCTGGTCGACAAGGGGAACACCGTGATCGTCATCGAGCACAACCTCGATGTGATCAAGACCGCCGACTGGGTGGTGGACATGGGCCCCGAGGGCGGCAACGGCGGCGGGCTGGTGGTCGCCGAGGGCACCCCCGAGCAGATCGCGGGCGTCCCGGCCAGCCACACCGGCAAGTTCCTGCGGGACATCCTCAGCCCGGACGCGGTCAGCGACGCGGCCGTGCCCGCGCCCAGGAAGCGGGCTCCGGCGAAGAAGGCAACCGCGGCGGCGAAGACGGCGAAGACGGCGAAGAAGGCCGTGGCTCCGCGCAAGCGCGCCGCGAAGGCGTAG